In Malus sylvestris chromosome 15, drMalSylv7.2, whole genome shotgun sequence, a single genomic region encodes these proteins:
- the LOC126603197 gene encoding 12-oxophytodienoate reductase 2-like isoform X2 has product MGRQRSYGHVPRPHAILYYSQRTSNGGLLITEATGVSDTAQGYTDTPGIWTMEQVEAWKPIVDAVHAKGGIFFCQILHVGRVSNTGFQPNGQAPISSTEKQVPLNGIDVSEYTPPKRLRTDEIPQIVNDFRLAARNAMEAGFDGVEIHGAHGYLIDQFTKDQVNDRTDQYGGSMENRCRFALEVVEAVANEIGADKVGIRLSPFANYMGSGDSDPEALGLYLVNSLNKYGIVYCHMVEPRMKTIGEKSDCPQSLVPMRKAFNGTFIAAGGYDKEEGNNGVAEGRADLIAYGRIFLANPDLPKRFELNARLNKYNRETFYASQPLIGYTDYPFLETTP; this is encoded by the exons ATGGGTAGACAAAGATCATACGGACATGTTCCTCGGCCGCATGCGATCTTATATTACTCCCAGAGAACATCTAACGGGGGTCTTCTCATAACTGAAGCCACTGGAGTTTCTGACACAGCTCAAGG GTACACAGATACTCCCGGTATATGGACAATGGAGCAAGTTGAAGCATGGAAACCCATTGTTGATGCTGTTCATGCTAAAGGCGGCATCTTCTTCTGTCAGATTTTGCATGTAGGGAGGGTTTCAAATACCG GATTTCAGCCAAATGGGCAAGCTCCAATCTCTTCTACTGAGAAGCAGGTACCATTAAATGGCATTGATGTTTCTGAATACACGCCTCCAAAACGATTAAGGACAGATGAAATTCCACAAATTGTCAATGATTTTAGACTTGCTGCAAGGAATGCTATGGAAGCTG GCTTTGATGGAGTGGAAATTCATGGGGCCCATGGATACCTTATTGATCAGTTTACGAAAGATCAAGTGAACGATCGAACAGACCAATATGGCGGATCTATGGAGAATCGTTGTCGATTTGCTCTGGAAGTTGTTGAAGCTGTTGCTAACGAGATAGGAGCGGATAAAGTTGGAATTAGATTATCTCCATTTGCCAACTATATGGGATCAGGGGATTCAGATCCTGAAGCGTTGGGCCTTTATCTGGTCAATTCATTGAACAAGTATGGGATCGTGTACTGCCATATGGTTGAGCCGAGGATGAAGACAATTGGAGAAAAGAGTGATTGCCCCCAGAGTCTTGTACCCATGAGAAAGGCTTTTAATGGTACCTTCATTGCTGCTGGTGGTTATGACAAGGAAGAAGGGAACAATGGTGTGGCCGAGGGCCGTGCAGATCTTATTGCTTATGGCCGTATTTTCTTGGCGAATCCAGATTTGCCAAAGAGATTTGAGCTTAATGCTCGTCTAAACAAGTACAACAGAGAGACATTCTACGCGTCTCAACCGCTTATTGGCTACACTGATTATCCGTTCCTTGAAACCACTCCTTAG
- the LOC126603197 gene encoding putative 12-oxophytodienoate reductase 11 isoform X1, which yields MANQTQVGRPISPLLTPYNLGNFNLSHRVVLAPMGRQRSYGHVPRPHAILYYSQRTSNGGLLITEATGVSDTAQGYTDTPGIWTMEQVEAWKPIVDAVHAKGGIFFCQILHVGRVSNTGFQPNGQAPISSTEKQVPLNGIDVSEYTPPKRLRTDEIPQIVNDFRLAARNAMEAGFDGVEIHGAHGYLIDQFTKDQVNDRTDQYGGSMENRCRFALEVVEAVANEIGADKVGIRLSPFANYMGSGDSDPEALGLYLVNSLNKYGIVYCHMVEPRMKTIGEKSDCPQSLVPMRKAFNGTFIAAGGYDKEEGNNGVAEGRADLIAYGRIFLANPDLPKRFELNARLNKYNRETFYASQPLIGYTDYPFLETTP from the exons ATGGCTAATCAAACTCAAGTAGGGCGTCCCATAAGCCCTCTCCTTACCCCATACAACCTTGGAAACTTCAATCTTTCTCATAG AGTTGTCTTAGCACCAATGGGTAGACAAAGATCATACGGACATGTTCCTCGGCCGCATGCGATCTTATATTACTCCCAGAGAACATCTAACGGGGGTCTTCTCATAACTGAAGCCACTGGAGTTTCTGACACAGCTCAAGG GTACACAGATACTCCCGGTATATGGACAATGGAGCAAGTTGAAGCATGGAAACCCATTGTTGATGCTGTTCATGCTAAAGGCGGCATCTTCTTCTGTCAGATTTTGCATGTAGGGAGGGTTTCAAATACCG GATTTCAGCCAAATGGGCAAGCTCCAATCTCTTCTACTGAGAAGCAGGTACCATTAAATGGCATTGATGTTTCTGAATACACGCCTCCAAAACGATTAAGGACAGATGAAATTCCACAAATTGTCAATGATTTTAGACTTGCTGCAAGGAATGCTATGGAAGCTG GCTTTGATGGAGTGGAAATTCATGGGGCCCATGGATACCTTATTGATCAGTTTACGAAAGATCAAGTGAACGATCGAACAGACCAATATGGCGGATCTATGGAGAATCGTTGTCGATTTGCTCTGGAAGTTGTTGAAGCTGTTGCTAACGAGATAGGAGCGGATAAAGTTGGAATTAGATTATCTCCATTTGCCAACTATATGGGATCAGGGGATTCAGATCCTGAAGCGTTGGGCCTTTATCTGGTCAATTCATTGAACAAGTATGGGATCGTGTACTGCCATATGGTTGAGCCGAGGATGAAGACAATTGGAGAAAAGAGTGATTGCCCCCAGAGTCTTGTACCCATGAGAAAGGCTTTTAATGGTACCTTCATTGCTGCTGGTGGTTATGACAAGGAAGAAGGGAACAATGGTGTGGCCGAGGGCCGTGCAGATCTTATTGCTTATGGCCGTATTTTCTTGGCGAATCCAGATTTGCCAAAGAGATTTGAGCTTAATGCTCGTCTAAACAAGTACAACAGAGAGACATTCTACGCGTCTCAACCGCTTATTGGCTACACTGATTATCCGTTCCTTGAAACCACTCCTTAG